In Sphaeramia orbicularis chromosome 1, fSphaOr1.1, whole genome shotgun sequence, a genomic segment contains:
- the haspin gene encoding uncharacterized protein haspin isoform X2 produces MKPAKPLILKTYGRQRTKLPGWFLPENRKQAFDSTTSSEGDVSIFEPAKPTKTSRRNTVASRKTGRLAKKKAMTCLTVKSVEVEEEEDDESVIILPQAVQHSKTTRAKRTGDGSNRAVRLAKRKAKSALTESSDEENISMPPPLHPQPAQWSRTTREKTRSVSGVKGVQPARRRAKLCLTDKSSDENVHPQFAQQSKATRGNRFISGVFKKQKDQKVTSESEEDMISAAKWHRSKIQRDTNVRVPSVGRFVTRRRCAISTKPRLPKTTVSVLNSSDDFTSGGGTFGSSVVVRLSRQKVHSYLVSSRENSINALGSASLAKVPLREISLNESTDHSLGPCSRKPIFCSTPSAASLRKRPRLTQFPSNDQSSNSPSISVSCIAPLGTFQEDLDSLTPMFSPLHSVQVVVASCNEKKQSSLGKLHKELGLHHHEEPSADLFMEMKNTDERSNCGEAPKSHEEDLQPRKGWELPRQSLLSTGSDSSSHFMSTTGGLEWLIELLKEKCLTQHCTVQLERLEFLTVTQLCSQTTFSSCLGSLSPICSPQTKQDPPSVSSGHTIELLQSSEPLVIVVNSDNLHLGTCSKSPVHDVLTDGQSTDLLLSDDCKQSAENISTKESMETSGLYVESTCHTDSSADFVTDVQLPADSCFPVQALFTDPHAEEVAKAVKKKCLTKKCILNLKKLSQVQLKRFMQHKDAALTCDKSVEPESGKSENDHTPVRQSNNDSRAASQLLSNEAEGGGEVVVLEKVLRENCLSDRLSVEIKRMSPMELKDILHLRDPSGKLPADMSDSVTDDQTRNESDCTAITNHCSKNTSKKKGNSTTSEDKTSSDEDLSKSSDDTQPREKKKTSLGPKEKKRRSISTDRPGTTRKACISGLSVSRWKNKDVFRSRTAQRGATKTVDCSINELISTQHRQPREQFGSTMNFSTPVKGSNLNLSSLLADLTPNTQTWSRLKAALSVHRKGMVIRTPRSLHLSVATSTERIGLVDLSQDLFATPRRTPLPKQFQSQLLSNDSEVVCEDEDLSDAEKVYAECGQQGPLPWEECILPPRMKQCVKIGEGTFGEVFSTTNASGDIVALKIIPVEGSERVNGEDQKTFGEILHEIIISKELSSLKDKQQNQTCGFIGLNDLHCVRGCYPSDFLNAWDIFDQQKGSENDRPDFFEKEQLFIILEFEFGGSDLENSNGTLASLGAAKSILHQVTAALAVAEQELHFEHRDLHWGNVLVKTTKQKKASFLLNGTAHSLETKGLLIRIIDYSLSRLEIDDLTVSCDISKDEELFMGQGDYQFEIYRLMRQENGNNWSDYHPHSNVLWLHYLCSKLLSMKYRGSGGRSAKDMREELTRFYDNVLQYSSATEALQNCPMFQ; encoded by the exons ATGAAACCAGCAAAACCGTTAATTCTTAAGACCTATGGCAGGCAGAGGACAAAGCTGCCCGGCTGGTTTCTACCGGAAAACCGAAAGCAGGCCTTTGACAGTACCACCTCTTCTGAGGGGGATGTCTCCATCTTTGAACCCGCAAAACCAACTAAGACAAG TAGAAGGAATACTGTTGCCAGTCGTAAAACGGGGCGCCTCGCTAAGAAAAAAGCCATGACATGTTTGACAGTGAAGAGTGtagaagtggaggaggaggaagatgatgagAGTGTTATCATTCTACCTCAGGCTGTTCAACACAGCAAGACCACCAG agCAAAGAGGACTGGTGATGGTAGCAACAGAGCAGTAAGACTTGCTAAGAGAAAAGCCAAGTCAGCTCTAACAGAGAGTAGTGATGAAGAGAACATCAGCATGcctcctcctctccatcctcAGCCTGCTCAGTGGAGCAGAACAACCAG GGAAAAGACACGTAGTGTGTCTGGTGTTAAAGGAGTCCAGCCTGCCAGGAGAAGAGCCAAGTTATGTCTGACTGACAAGAGCAGTGATGAGAATGTACATCCTCAGTTTGCTCAGCAGAGCAAGGCGACCAG GGGAAATAGGTTCATCTCTGGAGTCTTTAAAAAGCAGAAAGACCAGAAGGTCACCAGCGAGAGTGAAGAGGATATGATATCTGCTGCAAAATGGCACAGAAGTAAAATTCAAAGAGACACAAA TGTTCGTGTTCCTTCTGTGGGCCGATTTGTAACCCGTCGAAGATGTGCAATTTCCACCAAACCCAGACTGCCAAAAACGACTGTCAGTGTATTGAACTCTTCAGATGATTTCACTTCAGGGGGAGGTACTTTTGGTAGCAGTGTGGTTGTTCGTCTATCCAGGCAAAAGGTGCATTCCTATCTGGTTTCAAGTCGAGAGAACTCCATCAATGCTCTAGGGAGTGCCAGCTTGGCCAAGGTTCCTCTGCGAGAAATATCTCTAAACGAGTCAACAGACCACAGCCTGGGACCATGTTCTCGTAAACCCATCTTTTGTTCTACACCCTCAGCAGCCTCCCTTAGGAAAAGGCCACGCCTTACACAGTTTCCCAGTAATGATCAGTCCTCCAACTCTCCGTCCATATCTGTGAGCTGCATTGCTCCTCTTGGCACTTTCCAAGAAGATCTGGATTCACTGACACCGATGTTCTCCCCACTGCATTCTGTACAAGTAGTAGTGGCCTCTTGTAATGAAAAGAAACAGTCAAGCCTTGGCAAACTGCATAAAGAGTTAGGCCTGCATCATCATGAAGAACCATCTGCCGATTTATTCATGGAAATGAAGAACACAGACGAAAGAAGTAATTGTGGTGAAGCACCCAAAAGCCATGAGGAAGACCTACAACCTAGGAAAGGTTGGGAATTACCACGTCAAAGTCTGCTCTCCACAGGGAGTGACAGCAGCAGTCACTTCATGTCAACAACAGGAGGGTTAGAGTGGCTGATAGAGCTTCTGAAGGAGAAATGCTTGACCCAGCATTGTACTGTGCAGCTGGAAAGATTAGAGTTTCTCACTGTAACTCAGCTTTGCAGTCAAACAACCTTTTCATCCTGTTTGGGAAGTTTAAGCCCAATCTGCAGCCCACAAACAAAGCAAGATCCACCGTCTGTTAGTTCAGGTCACACCATTGAGCTTCTGCAGTCTTCAGAGCCATTGGTCATTGTCGTTAACAGTGATAATTTACATTTGGGCACTTGTTCTAAGTCTCCTGTACATGATGTGTTGACTGACGGACAAAGCACTGACCTTTTGTTGTCAGATGATTGTAAGCAGTCAGCTGAAAATATATCTACAAAAGAATCCATGGAGACATCAGGACTTTATGTTGAATCCACCTGCCACACAGATAGCAGTGCTGACTTTGTCACTGACGTGCAATTACCTGCTGACAGCTGTTTTCCTGTACAAGCACTGTTTACTGACCCACACGCTGAAGAGGTGGCCAAAGCCGTGAAGAAGAAGTGTCTAACTAAGAAATGCATACTTAACCTCAAAAAACTGTCACAAGTGCAGCTTAAACGGTTCATGCAGCACAAAGATGCAGCTTTGACTTGTGATAAATCTGTTGAACCGGAGTCAGGCAAGTCTGAAAATGACCACACACCTGTTAGGCAGTCGAATAATGATAGCAGAGCAGCATCCCAGCTACTGTCTAATGAGGCAGAGGGTGGAGGTGAGGTAGTGGTGCTTGAAAAGGTGTTGAGGGAGAACTGTCTGAGTGACAGACTCAGTGTTGAGATAAAGAGAATGTCACCAATGGAATTAAAAGACATTTTGCATCTGAGAGACCCCTCAGGAAAACTACCTGCAGATATGTCAGACTCAGTTACCGATGACCAGACAAGGAATGAGAGCGACTGCACAGCTATCACTAATCACTGTAGCAAAAACACATCTAAGAAAAAGGGGAACTCAACTACTTCTGAAGACAAGACTTCTTCAGATGAAGATCTATCAAAAAGCTCAGATGACACTCAACCTCGTGAAAAAAAGAAGACGTCTCTTGGGCCTaaagagaagaaaaggaggagtaTATCCACAGACCGACCAGGAACGACCAGAAAGGCCTGCATTAGCGGTCTGAGTGTGAGTCGCTGGAAAAACAAGGATGTTTTCAGGAGCAGGACTGCACAGCGAGGAGCCACCAAGACTGTGGACTGCAGCATCAATGAGCTGATCTCCACACAGCACAGGCAGCCAAGG GAACAGTTTGGATCTACCATGAATTTCTCAACCCCTGTGAAAGGAAGCAATCTGAACCTGTCTTCACTGTTGGCTGACCTCACACCCAACACACAGACATGGAGTCGCCTCAAAGCTGCCCTTTCTGTTCATCGTAAAGGCATGG TAATACGCACTCCAAGGAGTTTACATCTGTCAGTAGCCACCTCTACCGAAAGGATTGGGCTTGTGGATCTCAGCCAGGACCTTTTTGCAACCCCCCGTCGAACACCACTCCCCAAACAATTCCAGTCACAGCTGCTGAGCAACGACTCTGAG GTTGTGTGTGAGGATGAAGATCTGTCGGATGCAGAGAAGGTTTATGCTGAGTGTGGCCAGCAGGGTCCTCTGCCATGGGAGGAGTGTATTCTCCCACCACGTATGAAACAGTGTGTAAAGATCGGGGAGGGAACTTTTGGTGAAGTCTTCTCCACCACTAATGCCTCAGGAGACATTGTTGCACTCAAA ATTATTCCAGTAGAAGGGAGTGAGAGGGTGAATGGAGAGGATCAGAAGACCTTTGGAGAGATTCTCCATGAGATTATCATCTCAAA GGAGCTGAGCAGCCTGAAAGATAAGCAGCAGAATCAGACTTGTGGCTTTATTGGCCTCAATGA TCTCCACTGTGTTAGAGGCTGCTACCCATCAGATTTCCTGAATGCTTGGGACATTTTTGACCAACAAAAAGGCTCGGAGAATGACAGACCAg ATTTCTTTGAAAAGGAGCAATTGTTTATAATCCTGGAGTTTGAGTTTGGAGGCAGCGACCTAGAGAACAGTAACGGAACG TTGGCGTCTTTGGGAGCGGCAAAGAGCATCCTTCATCAGGTCACTGCTGCTTTGGCTGTCGCCGAGCAGGAGCTTCACTTTGAACACAG GGACCTCCACTGGGGTAACGTGCTGGTCAAAACAACCAAGCAGAAGAAGGCCAGCTTCCTCCTGAACGGAACAGCACACTCCCTGGAAACCAAAGGGCTGCTCATCCGCATTATTGACTACTCACTCTCCAGACTAGAAATAG ATGATCTGACGGTGTCCTGTGACATCTCTAAGGATGAGGAGCTTTTCATGGGCCAGGGGGATTACCAGTTTGAGATCTACAGACTGATGAGGCAGGAGAATGG TAATAACTGGAGCGACTACCATCCCCATTCTAACGTACTGTGGCTCCACTACCTGTGCTCCAAACTGCTTTCCATGAAGTACCGTGGATCCGGAGGGAGGAGTGCCAAGGACATGCGAGAGGAGCTCACTCGTTTCTATGACAACGTCCTCCAGTACAGTTCTGCCACTGAGGCGCTGCAGAACTGCCCCATGTTTCAATAG
- the haspin gene encoding uncharacterized protein haspin isoform X1: MKPAKPLILKTYGRQRTKLPGWFLPENRKQAFDSTTSSEGDVSIFEPAKPTKTSRRNTVASRKTGRLAKKKAMTCLTVKSVEVEEEEDDESVIILPQAVQHSKTTRAKRTGDGSNRAVRLAKRKAKSALTESSDEENISMPPPLHPQPAQWSRTTREKTRSVSGVKGVQPARRRAKLCLTDKSSDENVHPQFAQQSKATSRGNRFISGVFKKQKDQKVTSESEEDMISAAKWHRSKIQRDTNVRVPSVGRFVTRRRCAISTKPRLPKTTVSVLNSSDDFTSGGGTFGSSVVVRLSRQKVHSYLVSSRENSINALGSASLAKVPLREISLNESTDHSLGPCSRKPIFCSTPSAASLRKRPRLTQFPSNDQSSNSPSISVSCIAPLGTFQEDLDSLTPMFSPLHSVQVVVASCNEKKQSSLGKLHKELGLHHHEEPSADLFMEMKNTDERSNCGEAPKSHEEDLQPRKGWELPRQSLLSTGSDSSSHFMSTTGGLEWLIELLKEKCLTQHCTVQLERLEFLTVTQLCSQTTFSSCLGSLSPICSPQTKQDPPSVSSGHTIELLQSSEPLVIVVNSDNLHLGTCSKSPVHDVLTDGQSTDLLLSDDCKQSAENISTKESMETSGLYVESTCHTDSSADFVTDVQLPADSCFPVQALFTDPHAEEVAKAVKKKCLTKKCILNLKKLSQVQLKRFMQHKDAALTCDKSVEPESGKSENDHTPVRQSNNDSRAASQLLSNEAEGGGEVVVLEKVLRENCLSDRLSVEIKRMSPMELKDILHLRDPSGKLPADMSDSVTDDQTRNESDCTAITNHCSKNTSKKKGNSTTSEDKTSSDEDLSKSSDDTQPREKKKTSLGPKEKKRRSISTDRPGTTRKACISGLSVSRWKNKDVFRSRTAQRGATKTVDCSINELISTQHRQPREQFGSTMNFSTPVKGSNLNLSSLLADLTPNTQTWSRLKAALSVHRKGMVIRTPRSLHLSVATSTERIGLVDLSQDLFATPRRTPLPKQFQSQLLSNDSEVVCEDEDLSDAEKVYAECGQQGPLPWEECILPPRMKQCVKIGEGTFGEVFSTTNASGDIVALKIIPVEGSERVNGEDQKTFGEILHEIIISKELSSLKDKQQNQTCGFIGLNDLHCVRGCYPSDFLNAWDIFDQQKGSENDRPDFFEKEQLFIILEFEFGGSDLENSNGTLASLGAAKSILHQVTAALAVAEQELHFEHRDLHWGNVLVKTTKQKKASFLLNGTAHSLETKGLLIRIIDYSLSRLEIDDLTVSCDISKDEELFMGQGDYQFEIYRLMRQENGNNWSDYHPHSNVLWLHYLCSKLLSMKYRGSGGRSAKDMREELTRFYDNVLQYSSATEALQNCPMFQ, from the exons ATGAAACCAGCAAAACCGTTAATTCTTAAGACCTATGGCAGGCAGAGGACAAAGCTGCCCGGCTGGTTTCTACCGGAAAACCGAAAGCAGGCCTTTGACAGTACCACCTCTTCTGAGGGGGATGTCTCCATCTTTGAACCCGCAAAACCAACTAAGACAAG TAGAAGGAATACTGTTGCCAGTCGTAAAACGGGGCGCCTCGCTAAGAAAAAAGCCATGACATGTTTGACAGTGAAGAGTGtagaagtggaggaggaggaagatgatgagAGTGTTATCATTCTACCTCAGGCTGTTCAACACAGCAAGACCACCAG agCAAAGAGGACTGGTGATGGTAGCAACAGAGCAGTAAGACTTGCTAAGAGAAAAGCCAAGTCAGCTCTAACAGAGAGTAGTGATGAAGAGAACATCAGCATGcctcctcctctccatcctcAGCCTGCTCAGTGGAGCAGAACAACCAG GGAAAAGACACGTAGTGTGTCTGGTGTTAAAGGAGTCCAGCCTGCCAGGAGAAGAGCCAAGTTATGTCTGACTGACAAGAGCAGTGATGAGAATGTACATCCTCAGTTTGCTCAGCAGAGCAAGGCGACCAG CAGGGGAAATAGGTTCATCTCTGGAGTCTTTAAAAAGCAGAAAGACCAGAAGGTCACCAGCGAGAGTGAAGAGGATATGATATCTGCTGCAAAATGGCACAGAAGTAAAATTCAAAGAGACACAAA TGTTCGTGTTCCTTCTGTGGGCCGATTTGTAACCCGTCGAAGATGTGCAATTTCCACCAAACCCAGACTGCCAAAAACGACTGTCAGTGTATTGAACTCTTCAGATGATTTCACTTCAGGGGGAGGTACTTTTGGTAGCAGTGTGGTTGTTCGTCTATCCAGGCAAAAGGTGCATTCCTATCTGGTTTCAAGTCGAGAGAACTCCATCAATGCTCTAGGGAGTGCCAGCTTGGCCAAGGTTCCTCTGCGAGAAATATCTCTAAACGAGTCAACAGACCACAGCCTGGGACCATGTTCTCGTAAACCCATCTTTTGTTCTACACCCTCAGCAGCCTCCCTTAGGAAAAGGCCACGCCTTACACAGTTTCCCAGTAATGATCAGTCCTCCAACTCTCCGTCCATATCTGTGAGCTGCATTGCTCCTCTTGGCACTTTCCAAGAAGATCTGGATTCACTGACACCGATGTTCTCCCCACTGCATTCTGTACAAGTAGTAGTGGCCTCTTGTAATGAAAAGAAACAGTCAAGCCTTGGCAAACTGCATAAAGAGTTAGGCCTGCATCATCATGAAGAACCATCTGCCGATTTATTCATGGAAATGAAGAACACAGACGAAAGAAGTAATTGTGGTGAAGCACCCAAAAGCCATGAGGAAGACCTACAACCTAGGAAAGGTTGGGAATTACCACGTCAAAGTCTGCTCTCCACAGGGAGTGACAGCAGCAGTCACTTCATGTCAACAACAGGAGGGTTAGAGTGGCTGATAGAGCTTCTGAAGGAGAAATGCTTGACCCAGCATTGTACTGTGCAGCTGGAAAGATTAGAGTTTCTCACTGTAACTCAGCTTTGCAGTCAAACAACCTTTTCATCCTGTTTGGGAAGTTTAAGCCCAATCTGCAGCCCACAAACAAAGCAAGATCCACCGTCTGTTAGTTCAGGTCACACCATTGAGCTTCTGCAGTCTTCAGAGCCATTGGTCATTGTCGTTAACAGTGATAATTTACATTTGGGCACTTGTTCTAAGTCTCCTGTACATGATGTGTTGACTGACGGACAAAGCACTGACCTTTTGTTGTCAGATGATTGTAAGCAGTCAGCTGAAAATATATCTACAAAAGAATCCATGGAGACATCAGGACTTTATGTTGAATCCACCTGCCACACAGATAGCAGTGCTGACTTTGTCACTGACGTGCAATTACCTGCTGACAGCTGTTTTCCTGTACAAGCACTGTTTACTGACCCACACGCTGAAGAGGTGGCCAAAGCCGTGAAGAAGAAGTGTCTAACTAAGAAATGCATACTTAACCTCAAAAAACTGTCACAAGTGCAGCTTAAACGGTTCATGCAGCACAAAGATGCAGCTTTGACTTGTGATAAATCTGTTGAACCGGAGTCAGGCAAGTCTGAAAATGACCACACACCTGTTAGGCAGTCGAATAATGATAGCAGAGCAGCATCCCAGCTACTGTCTAATGAGGCAGAGGGTGGAGGTGAGGTAGTGGTGCTTGAAAAGGTGTTGAGGGAGAACTGTCTGAGTGACAGACTCAGTGTTGAGATAAAGAGAATGTCACCAATGGAATTAAAAGACATTTTGCATCTGAGAGACCCCTCAGGAAAACTACCTGCAGATATGTCAGACTCAGTTACCGATGACCAGACAAGGAATGAGAGCGACTGCACAGCTATCACTAATCACTGTAGCAAAAACACATCTAAGAAAAAGGGGAACTCAACTACTTCTGAAGACAAGACTTCTTCAGATGAAGATCTATCAAAAAGCTCAGATGACACTCAACCTCGTGAAAAAAAGAAGACGTCTCTTGGGCCTaaagagaagaaaaggaggagtaTATCCACAGACCGACCAGGAACGACCAGAAAGGCCTGCATTAGCGGTCTGAGTGTGAGTCGCTGGAAAAACAAGGATGTTTTCAGGAGCAGGACTGCACAGCGAGGAGCCACCAAGACTGTGGACTGCAGCATCAATGAGCTGATCTCCACACAGCACAGGCAGCCAAGG GAACAGTTTGGATCTACCATGAATTTCTCAACCCCTGTGAAAGGAAGCAATCTGAACCTGTCTTCACTGTTGGCTGACCTCACACCCAACACACAGACATGGAGTCGCCTCAAAGCTGCCCTTTCTGTTCATCGTAAAGGCATGG TAATACGCACTCCAAGGAGTTTACATCTGTCAGTAGCCACCTCTACCGAAAGGATTGGGCTTGTGGATCTCAGCCAGGACCTTTTTGCAACCCCCCGTCGAACACCACTCCCCAAACAATTCCAGTCACAGCTGCTGAGCAACGACTCTGAG GTTGTGTGTGAGGATGAAGATCTGTCGGATGCAGAGAAGGTTTATGCTGAGTGTGGCCAGCAGGGTCCTCTGCCATGGGAGGAGTGTATTCTCCCACCACGTATGAAACAGTGTGTAAAGATCGGGGAGGGAACTTTTGGTGAAGTCTTCTCCACCACTAATGCCTCAGGAGACATTGTTGCACTCAAA ATTATTCCAGTAGAAGGGAGTGAGAGGGTGAATGGAGAGGATCAGAAGACCTTTGGAGAGATTCTCCATGAGATTATCATCTCAAA GGAGCTGAGCAGCCTGAAAGATAAGCAGCAGAATCAGACTTGTGGCTTTATTGGCCTCAATGA TCTCCACTGTGTTAGAGGCTGCTACCCATCAGATTTCCTGAATGCTTGGGACATTTTTGACCAACAAAAAGGCTCGGAGAATGACAGACCAg ATTTCTTTGAAAAGGAGCAATTGTTTATAATCCTGGAGTTTGAGTTTGGAGGCAGCGACCTAGAGAACAGTAACGGAACG TTGGCGTCTTTGGGAGCGGCAAAGAGCATCCTTCATCAGGTCACTGCTGCTTTGGCTGTCGCCGAGCAGGAGCTTCACTTTGAACACAG GGACCTCCACTGGGGTAACGTGCTGGTCAAAACAACCAAGCAGAAGAAGGCCAGCTTCCTCCTGAACGGAACAGCACACTCCCTGGAAACCAAAGGGCTGCTCATCCGCATTATTGACTACTCACTCTCCAGACTAGAAATAG ATGATCTGACGGTGTCCTGTGACATCTCTAAGGATGAGGAGCTTTTCATGGGCCAGGGGGATTACCAGTTTGAGATCTACAGACTGATGAGGCAGGAGAATGG TAATAACTGGAGCGACTACCATCCCCATTCTAACGTACTGTGGCTCCACTACCTGTGCTCCAAACTGCTTTCCATGAAGTACCGTGGATCCGGAGGGAGGAGTGCCAAGGACATGCGAGAGGAGCTCACTCGTTTCTATGACAACGTCCTCCAGTACAGTTCTGCCACTGAGGCGCTGCAGAACTGCCCCATGTTTCAATAG